GTGGCTTGTCCAGCATGGCGAGGCGCTCGCTGACTATCTGAAGGGCCAGGGTGCGGCTCTGGCAGACGGCGAGCCTTCCCGCCAGATATCCATCGTCTATGACGTCCTGGACCCACTTGCTGAAATCGTTCTTCTCGGAGTTGACGTGATAGACGAAATAGTCCTCCGTCATGCGCGCCAGGCCAGCCTCCAGTTCGCGCTCGTTACGGTACACCTCGCCGCTGCAACAGTAGAAGACCTTGTCCGACGGGACGTCAGCGAGCCACCGGGGGAGACGTGTCTTCCGCGTACCCATTGTTGCTCCCATGTTCGCCTCCTTCGTGCGTCCGTTATGGCCTTCAAGCGGCGAGAGGCTGGACTTGGCGTGCTTCGCGGAGCACGAGCGCCGTTGCAAGAACTATGAGACCCTTGGGATGCCGGGGGAATAGATGGAGGAATTTTTCGAGCCTTCTTGCAAGAATCTCCGCGCGCGGGGCAGACTCCCGTTCCGCATCCGAACAACGACTCTGTCTGACCGATTGGTAACCGTACACACTGTGCTACGTGTGTCAATGGAGAAATCCGCCTTGAGTGTTCGCGGCTCCACGGGTTCTCAGAATAGGGGCGCGCTAAACACTTGCAGTATAACAGATTGTGAAATAATTCGCAATGCCTGCTGTCCAGAGGGCATTTGGAGAGGGGCGCATGAGCGCCCCTCTCGCGTTTTCACCGCTGAGGCCGGAACGATGGTCGGCTCTACCGGTCCAGCCACACCTCTCTGAAGTTGTTGTATGTCTGGCAGCAGACTGACGACAGGCGGAAGCCCTTGACGTAATTCCACCAGGCCTGACGGTAGATGCCGCTCCAGTACGGCCGGAAGAGGTACTGGTCGAGGAGCTTGCGCTGGAGCTCAAAGACCAACTTCTTCCGCTCGGCGTTGTCCAGAGTCTTGCTTTGTTTGTCAATGAGGGCGTCAATCTCCTTGTCGCTGTAGCCGAAGAAGTTGGTGGAGGCGTTGGTGATGTAGGGGGTGAAATAAGCGTCAGGGTCGCTGATGGCCTGATTGAATACAACCTGGCTGACCTTGAAACTCCGCTTGTTGACCGTCTCAAAGAAGATGGCGTCGTCCAGAGGTTGCACCGTCACGTTGATGCCAATCTTGGCCATCTGCTGGCGGATGACCTCGCCCGCACGGATTTGGGGCCGTATCTGGGCGCGCACGGGCATGGTGACGGACAGACCCGAGACGCCGGCGTCCGCAAGGAGCTTCTTGGCCTCGGCGATGTCCTGCGGAGTGACCTCCTTGACGCCGGGAATCTTCGCGATATCCTCCTTGGGCAGGCTCCAAGAGCTGGTGGAGGGGAAGATACCCGCGGGCACGCCGCTCTTGGGGTTGGCCAAGTCCACGATTTCCTGCTGGTCGTAGGCCAGGAAGAACGCCTTGCGCACGCGGATGTCGTTGAACGGCGGCTCTCCCACCCGCAAGACGGGCCCGAAGTAGGAGACGGCCTGGTTGGAGCCGGTCACGATACCGGGCACCTCTCTGGTCAGGACCTCTTCATCATCCGCCGAAATACCGCGGGTCCCGGGGGCGCTGACGTGCACCCGCCCCGTGCGCAGCGCTGCGGTCTGCGTCGCTGGCTCGGTGATGACCAGGAACGTGAGGCCGTCCAAGTAGGGCAGGCCCTTCATGTAGTAGTCGGGATTGCGCACGTGCTCAATGCGCGCGCCGCGCGCCCACGACTTCAGCTTGAAGGGGCCGCTGCCCACGGGGTCGATCTTCATGGCGCCGCCCCGCGCTTCGATAACGTGCTTGGGGAAGATGAGAGACCATTCGTTGCTGACAAGTGTCATGAAGCTCGCTGTGGGGAACTTCAGGCGTACGGTGACGGTCTGCGGGTCGGGGGCTTCAACCTTGTCAATAAGGGACGCGTACAAGTCCTTGCGCGGGCTGATCACGCCCTGGGGAGGGTTCATGATACGGTCGAAGGTATACTTGACGTCCGCCGAGGTGACGGGCTGGCCGTCGTGCCAC
This portion of the Dehalococcoidia bacterium genome encodes:
- a CDS encoding ABC transporter substrate-binding protein, translated to MLVRWNPADPVTSDIHQETSSVSLWPFAPIYSMLIAPDPLDESKLVADLAESWKVTNDVLYTFKLRPNAKWHDGQPVTSADVKYTFDRIMNPPQGVISPRKDLYASLIDKVEAPDPQTVTVRLKFPTASFMTLVSNEWSLIFPKHVIEARGGAMKIDPVGSGPFKLKSWARGARIEHVRNPDYYMKGLPYLDGLTFLVITEPATQTAALRTGRVHVSAPGTRGISADDEEVLTREVPGIVTGSNQAVSYFGPVLRVGEPPFNDIRVRKAFFLAYDQQEIVDLANPKSGVPAGIFPSTSSWSLPKEDIAKIPGVKEVTPQDIAEAKKLLADAGVSGLSVTMPVRAQIRPQIRAGEVIRQQMAKIGINVTVQPLDDAIFFETVNKRSFKVSQVVFNQAISDPDAYFTPYITNASTNFFGYSDKEIDALIDKQSKTLDNAERKKLVFELQRKLLDQYLFRPYWSGIYRQAWWNYVKGFRLSSVCCQTYNNFREVWLDR